Proteins encoded within one genomic window of Deltaproteobacteria bacterium:
- the truB gene encoding tRNA pseudouridine(55) synthase TruB: MDGVIIVDKPSGKTSFDVIRDIKKSIAVKKIGHAGTLDPLATGVLPVCIGEATKLIRFFLNDDKEYRATLLLGVETETLDREGTVTARRDVALDESCIDDVFAGLVGKIEQTPPRYSAVKFRGRPLYEWTRRGIDVYRRPRVVEIHRISVEDVTIPYITFTVSCSKGTYIRTLGEEIGRRLGCGACLHSLRRVRSGRFEIGQALSLEGYDRREKAERLRRAFIPLAEAIPDFIPLLVDEEAVARIRQGCQPDARMFVARDLSMVGGGDVVKLITEAGDVVAVAEIIVPGCEVSQYDEKSPVARILRVFNG, from the coding sequence ATGGATGGAGTGATCATCGTTGATAAACCGTCGGGAAAGACCTCCTTCGATGTCATTCGCGATATTAAAAAAAGCATCGCCGTAAAAAAGATCGGACATGCGGGCACCCTCGATCCCCTTGCAACAGGGGTGCTTCCCGTCTGTATCGGTGAGGCGACGAAGCTGATACGGTTCTTTCTGAACGACGATAAAGAGTACCGGGCCACCCTACTCCTGGGTGTCGAGACGGAGACCCTTGACAGGGAGGGGACCGTCACGGCCCGAAGGGATGTCGCGCTTGACGAGTCGTGCATCGATGACGTCTTTGCCGGACTTGTGGGGAAGATCGAGCAGACACCTCCCCGATACTCCGCCGTGAAGTTCAGGGGACGACCCCTCTATGAGTGGACGCGGCGGGGGATCGATGTATACCGGCGGCCGCGGGTGGTGGAGATCCATCGAATTTCCGTGGAGGATGTCACCATTCCCTACATCACCTTCACCGTCTCCTGCTCGAAGGGGACCTATATTCGGACGCTGGGGGAAGAAATTGGAAGGAGACTGGGCTGTGGGGCATGCCTCCACAGCCTCCGCCGGGTCAGAAGCGGGCGGTTCGAGATCGGCCAGGCACTGAGCCTCGAAGGATATGACCGTCGGGAAAAAGCGGAAAGATTGCGAAGAGCGTTCATCCCCCTTGCGGAGGCGATCCCCGATTTTATCCCCCTTCTGGTCGACGAAGAAGCCGTCGCGAGGATTCGGCAGGGGTGTCAGCCGGACGCCCGGATGTTCGTGGCCAGGGACCTTTCGATGGTGGGTGGCGGCGACGTGGTGAAATTAATAACGGAGGCGGGCGACGTCGTGGCCGTGGCGGAGATAATTGTTCCCGGGTGCGAGGTGTCGCAATACGATGAAAAGAGCCCCGTGGCCAGGATACTGCGGGTATTTAATGGATGA
- a CDS encoding homocysteine biosynthesis protein, with product MSARGSVKRNRVSKSYREINEKIAQGNAVVVTAEEIIDIVERHGDVEAARRVDVVTTGTFGPMCSSGAFLNFGHTSPKIKASRVWFNDVSAYGGIAAVDCYIGATEVVEGDPLNSIHPGEFNYGGGHVIEDLVAGNVIRLRTEGYGTDCYPARKFEKNITIHDLRDAILFNPRNAYQNYNCATNMSDRIIYTYMGVLRPFMANATYSTAGQLSPLFNDPFFRTVGIGTRIFLGGARGYVAWPGTQHNMAVSRGENGVPREGAGTIAVIGNLKRMNPEWLVGASILGYGVSLYVGVGIPIPVLNEEIVRYTAVRDEDIYTQVYDFGVDYPSGNLKSLGEVSYGELRSGKIVLNGREIDTAPLSSYYKARQIAYTLKEWIERGEFFLGEPVGTLSADNS from the coding sequence ATGAGCGCACGAGGGTCTGTGAAACGGAACCGGGTCAGCAAATCTTACAGGGAAATCAATGAGAAAATTGCCCAGGGGAATGCGGTCGTCGTCACTGCCGAGGAGATAATCGATATCGTCGAACGCCACGGCGATGTCGAAGCGGCCAGGCGGGTCGACGTGGTGACCACGGGGACCTTCGGTCCCATGTGTTCTTCCGGTGCCTTTCTCAATTTCGGGCATACGTCACCCAAGATCAAGGCGTCCCGGGTTTGGTTCAACGATGTTTCTGCTTACGGGGGTATCGCCGCCGTCGACTGTTATATCGGAGCGACCGAAGTGGTCGAAGGTGACCCGCTGAACAGTATTCATCCCGGTGAGTTCAATTACGGCGGCGGACATGTCATTGAGGACCTTGTGGCGGGGAATGTCATACGTTTGCGCACGGAGGGATACGGTACCGACTGCTATCCGGCGCGAAAGTTCGAAAAGAACATCACCATTCACGACCTGCGGGATGCCATCCTCTTCAATCCCCGAAATGCTTACCAGAATTACAATTGCGCGACGAACATGTCCGACCGGATCATCTATACTTACATGGGTGTGCTTAGGCCCTTCATGGCGAACGCCACCTATTCCACTGCGGGACAGTTAAGTCCGCTCTTCAACGATCCCTTTTTCAGGACCGTCGGCATCGGCACGCGCATATTCCTGGGCGGTGCCCGGGGATACGTGGCCTGGCCCGGCACTCAGCACAACATGGCGGTCTCGCGGGGAGAGAACGGTGTCCCCAGGGAGGGCGCGGGAACCATCGCCGTCATCGGCAATCTGAAACGCATGAACCCCGAATGGCTTGTGGGTGCCAGTATACTGGGATACGGTGTCTCCCTGTACGTCGGTGTGGGAATCCCCATTCCCGTCTTGAACGAGGAAATTGTGCGGTATACCGCCGTGAGGGATGAGGACATCTATACCCAGGTGTATGATTTCGGTGTGGATTACCCGAGCGGAAACCTGAAGAGTCTCGGAGAGGTCAGCTACGGCGAGCTTCGATCAGGCAAAATAGTGCTTAACGGCAGGGAGATCGACACGGCCCCCCTGTCGAGTTACTATAAGGCCCGGCAGATCGCCTACACCCTGAAGGAATGGATCGAACGGGGTGAGTTCTTTCTCGGTGAACCGGTAGGGACTCTGTCGGCAGATAATTCTTGA
- the rbfA gene encoding 30S ribosome-binding factor RbfA encodes MSFKRADRVADLIKSEIADIILRQVGDPRVQHVTVTGVEVSSDLKTAKLYFVAMGEKTCGDETKEGLKKAAGFLRRELGKRLQLRYVPDLLFIYDSSFEYGDRIEKLLAEVREEQK; translated from the coding sequence ATGAGTTTTAAACGGGCTGATCGGGTTGCCGACCTGATCAAATCGGAAATAGCAGATATCATTCTGCGGCAGGTGGGTGACCCGCGGGTTCAGCATGTCACGGTGACCGGCGTGGAGGTGTCAAGCGACCTCAAGACGGCGAAACTGTATTTTGTTGCCATGGGCGAGAAGACCTGCGGTGATGAAACAAAGGAGGGGTTGAAAAAGGCGGCGGGTTTTCTCAGAAGAGAGCTGGGGAAACGTCTCCAGCTCAGGTATGTGCCCGACCTGCTGTTTATCTACGACTCGTCCTTCGAATACGGGGACCGGATAGAAAAGCTTCTGGCCGAGGTCAGGGAAGAACAGAAATGA
- a CDS encoding bifunctional oligoribonuclease/PAP phosphatase NrnA, which yields MKAGRHGGTVGPGPGFGAASSDVDRVMDGIIAVIDAGRVFLVTSHVRPDGDAIGSSLAVYHVLRRLGKEAVVYIQDKIPDMYRFLPGSESIVHRIDTPDRFDTVFLLDCSEMERIGEEYKQLEKIRNIINIDHHLSNDGFTPHALIDVGASSTGEILCRLIKRLGVAVTKEIAVNVYTALMTDTGSFRYSNTGSGTLRLAAEMIERGADPRFIAEHVYETIPLARIRLLQSGLRTLRISEDGTIGSMEVTRKMLADEGALPEHTEGMVDMIRSIEGVVIAVLYQEMPDGRIKASLRSKGTVNVERIARTFGGGGHLNASACMIEGDMAEAKKKMRAAMEAE from the coding sequence ATGAAAGCCGGCAGACACGGCGGGACGGTGGGCCCGGGACCGGGTTTTGGTGCGGCGAGCAGCGACGTCGACCGAGTGATGGACGGGATCATTGCGGTCATCGACGCCGGTCGCGTGTTCCTGGTCACTTCCCACGTGAGGCCAGACGGCGATGCCATAGGATCGTCGCTTGCCGTGTACCACGTTCTTCGGCGTCTGGGGAAGGAAGCGGTCGTGTATATCCAGGATAAGATACCTGATATGTATCGGTTCCTTCCGGGTTCGGAGAGCATCGTTCACCGGATCGACACGCCCGATCGCTTTGATACAGTCTTTCTGCTGGACTGCAGTGAAATGGAACGGATCGGAGAAGAATACAAGCAGCTTGAGAAAATAAGGAATATCATTAATATAGACCACCATCTCTCAAATGACGGGTTCACCCCCCATGCATTGATTGATGTCGGGGCCAGTTCCACGGGGGAGATACTGTGCCGCCTGATAAAGAGGCTCGGTGTTGCGGTGACGAAGGAGATCGCCGTTAATGTGTACACGGCGCTCATGACCGATACGGGATCGTTCCGGTATTCCAATACGGGCAGCGGCACCCTCCGGCTGGCGGCGGAGATGATCGAGCGCGGCGCCGACCCCCGGTTTATTGCCGAGCATGTCTACGAGACGATCCCGCTGGCACGGATCAGGCTGCTTCAGAGCGGTCTTCGGACGTTGCGCATCAGTGAGGATGGAACGATCGGTTCCATGGAAGTGACCCGGAAGATGCTGGCCGACGAGGGGGCCCTGCCGGAGCATACGGAAGGCATGGTGGATATGATCCGCTCCATCGAGGGCGTCGTGATCGCCGTGCTCTACCAGGAAATGCCCGACGGCCGCATAAAGGCGAGTCTGCGTTCCAAGGGGACCGTCAATGTCGAGCGGATCGCGCGGACCTTCGGGGGAGGCGGACATTTGAACGCTTCCGCCTGTATGATCGAAGGGGATATGGCGGAGGCGAAGAAGAAAATGCGTGCCGCCATGGAAGCGGAATAA
- a CDS encoding polyribonucleotide nucleotidyltransferase, producing the protein MNTIFKTEFEGRDITIATGHLAGQADGTALVTYGETVVLVTAVSLRTKREGTDFLPLTVDYQEMTAAAGKIPGGFFKREGRPNEREILTSRIIDRSIRPLFPKGYFYETQIVATLLSYDGDNSSDVAAMLGTSAALTMSDIPFKGPVAGIRVGRVEGRLVCNPSLQDMEQSDLDLFLVGRKIVPGTGDGEFDVNLVMLEGGAREIGEDIVLEAIDMGLKALRPVIELQDQVRAAIGKEKRELEPLEIEDELRERVRTAAFDGLRRAYTTARKQDRQALLADVRKKVMEECGGEEPLMQSKAEAVFEEIERSLLRDMIIQEKKRIDDRTNRDIRPIQCEVGLLPRTHGSALFTRGETQSLAVLTLGTSADEQRMDYVGGEEMRSFILHYNFPPYSVGEARFLRGPGRREIGHGALARRALLPVMPSPDDFPYTVRIVSEILSSNGSSSMATVCSGSLSLMDAGVPVKDVVAGIAMGLLKQDGEIVILSDILGDEDHAGDMDFKVCGTKNGITALQMDIKIDGITGDVLRDALYQAKEGRFFIIDKLRDTISEPRANLSVYAPRITTITINPERIRDVIGTGGKNIRQIISETGAEINVEDDGTVMVASNNEEAALRAIAMIRALTEDAEVGKIYLGTVKRVVDFGAFVEILPGIDGLVHISQLENRRVNKVTDVIREGDQVPVKVIDIDRNGKIKLSRKEALEETGRGKEQ; encoded by the coding sequence ATGAATACAATTTTCAAAACGGAATTTGAGGGACGGGACATTACCATTGCGACGGGCCACCTGGCTGGCCAGGCGGATGGAACCGCGCTGGTCACTTACGGTGAAACGGTTGTCCTCGTTACCGCCGTATCGCTGAGAACAAAGCGGGAGGGGACCGATTTTCTTCCCCTGACGGTGGATTACCAGGAAATGACAGCGGCGGCGGGAAAGATCCCCGGGGGGTTTTTCAAAAGAGAGGGGCGACCGAATGAACGGGAGATCCTGACATCGAGGATCATCGACCGATCCATAAGGCCCCTGTTTCCCAAGGGATATTTTTACGAAACCCAGATCGTGGCAACGCTCCTTTCCTATGACGGTGATAACAGTTCTGACGTGGCGGCCATGCTGGGAACGTCGGCGGCCCTGACCATGTCAGACATTCCCTTCAAGGGCCCTGTCGCCGGTATCCGGGTCGGAAGGGTGGAGGGCAGGCTGGTCTGCAACCCCTCCCTGCAGGATATGGAGCAAAGCGATCTTGACCTCTTCCTGGTGGGAAGAAAAATCGTTCCCGGCACCGGGGACGGGGAGTTTGACGTCAACCTCGTCATGCTGGAAGGGGGAGCCCGGGAAATCGGGGAAGATATCGTTCTGGAAGCGATCGATATGGGTCTGAAAGCCCTGCGCCCCGTGATCGAACTGCAGGATCAGGTCCGCGCCGCCATCGGCAAGGAAAAAAGGGAACTGGAACCCCTCGAGATCGAAGACGAGCTGAGAGAACGAGTTCGTACCGCTGCTTTCGACGGATTGAGACGTGCCTACACAACGGCGCGGAAACAGGACCGGCAGGCGCTTCTCGCCGATGTGAGAAAGAAAGTGATGGAAGAATGCGGTGGGGAAGAACCGCTGATGCAGTCAAAGGCGGAGGCGGTTTTCGAGGAGATCGAGAGGTCCCTGTTGCGGGACATGATCATACAGGAGAAGAAGAGGATCGATGACCGGACGAACAGGGACATCCGGCCCATCCAATGCGAGGTCGGGCTCCTTCCGCGAACGCACGGGTCGGCGCTCTTTACCAGGGGTGAAACGCAGTCGCTCGCCGTGCTCACCCTGGGTACGTCGGCGGATGAACAGCGGATGGATTATGTCGGCGGCGAGGAGATGCGTTCCTTCATCCTCCATTATAATTTTCCGCCCTACAGCGTGGGAGAGGCCCGCTTTCTGAGAGGGCCCGGGCGCAGGGAGATCGGTCACGGCGCCCTCGCCCGGAGAGCGCTCCTCCCGGTGATGCCCTCGCCCGATGACTTTCCTTACACGGTACGGATAGTTTCCGAAATCCTCTCCTCGAACGGTTCCTCGTCGATGGCGACGGTCTGCAGCGGCTCCCTTTCTCTCATGGATGCCGGTGTTCCCGTGAAAGACGTTGTCGCCGGGATAGCCATGGGTCTTTTGAAACAGGACGGTGAGATCGTTATTCTTTCCGATATACTCGGCGATGAGGATCATGCCGGGGATATGGATTTCAAGGTCTGCGGAACGAAGAACGGTATCACGGCACTGCAGATGGATATCAAGATAGACGGCATCACAGGAGATGTTCTGCGCGATGCGCTCTATCAGGCGAAAGAAGGACGGTTCTTTATCATAGACAAACTGCGCGATACGATAAGCGAACCGCGCGCGAACCTGTCCGTTTACGCACCGCGCATCACGACCATCACCATCAATCCCGAGAGGATCCGTGACGTTATCGGCACCGGAGGGAAGAATATCCGCCAGATCATCAGTGAAACCGGCGCCGAGATCAACGTGGAGGACGACGGCACCGTCATGGTGGCCTCCAACAACGAAGAGGCTGCGCTGCGGGCCATTGCCATGATCAGGGCCCTGACGGAGGATGCCGAGGTCGGAAAGATCTACCTGGGTACGGTGAAGCGGGTCGTCGATTTCGGTGCTTTTGTTGAGATACTGCCCGGCATCGACGGTCTTGTCCACATATCTCAGCTTGAGAACCGTCGTGTCAACAAGGTCACCGACGTTATCCGCGAAGGCGACCAGGTGCCCGTAAAGGTCATCGACATCGACCGGAACGGGAAGATAAAGTTGAGCAGAAAGGAAGCCCTCGAAGAAACCGGCCGGGGCAAAGAGCAATAA
- a CDS encoding pilus assembly protein PilP, with the protein MRKNRHKSIAAVLLFCVVLSLYPVVGMLYGATEEVTDDSTYRYTREGKVDPFKPFIEIEEKEKGKSTGDVKPGTAAEEVQWRPPLERFGVEEFNLVGIIWNKKSQIATVEDSKGKFYTLQVGSKIGLKDGIVENILPDQVVVVEKMKDAFDNVTLERVILMLRTGEEGEL; encoded by the coding sequence ATGAGGAAAAACAGACATAAAAGTATAGCAGCAGTCCTGTTGTTTTGTGTAGTGCTGTCCCTCTATCCTGTTGTAGGGATGCTTTACGGTGCCACCGAAGAGGTGACGGACGACTCTACATACCGATACACTCGGGAGGGAAAGGTTGACCCCTTTAAACCCTTTATCGAAATAGAAGAAAAAGAAAAGGGGAAATCTACCGGTGATGTCAAACCAGGAACAGCGGCCGAGGAAGTCCAGTGGCGCCCACCTCTCGAACGTTTCGGTGTAGAGGAGTTTAACCTTGTAGGCATTATCTGGAATAAAAAGAGTCAGATCGCCACTGTAGAGGATTCAAAGGGGAAATTTTATACGCTTCAGGTTGGGTCGAAGATCGGCCTGAAAGACGGAATAGTGGAAAATATCCTTCCCGATCAGGTCGTCGTGGTTGAAAAAATGAAAGACGCCTTTGATAACGTCACACTGGAACGCGTGATTTTAATGCTTAGAACCGGAGAAGAGGGAGAACTATGA
- the rpsO gene encoding 30S ribosomal protein S15 codes for MLEQERKQELINQFQTHEGDTGSPEVQIALLTARIEYLTDHFKVHKKDHHSRRGLLKLVGKRRRLLDYLKKKDIERYRDIIKRLGLRR; via the coding sequence GTGTTAGAACAGGAAAGAAAACAGGAATTAATCAACCAGTTTCAGACGCATGAAGGAGACACGGGATCCCCGGAAGTGCAGATAGCCCTGCTGACTGCACGGATCGAATATCTGACCGACCATTTCAAGGTCCATAAAAAGGATCATCATTCCCGCCGGGGACTTCTCAAGCTGGTTGGCAAGAGACGGAGGCTGCTCGATTATCTGAAAAAAAAGGATATAGAGCGATACAGAGACATTATCAAGCGCCTCGGCCTGAGAAGGTAA
- a CDS encoding PilN domain-containing protein, which produces MIKINLLPYREERKKADLQRQIIMISGIIVLFLFIIGAVQLFVTMSVSGLERDVAAAEQQLTILTKITGDLDKYKKDKETLEKKIAIIDDLEKGRSKPVRFLDDLAAAVPIGKIWLTAFKKDDEGITIEGVAIDNIAIALFMQRLQESSMVTSVDLISSEQVTVSGVKLMNFTLSCNQIKG; this is translated from the coding sequence ATGATAAAAATTAATCTACTTCCCTATCGAGAGGAACGGAAAAAGGCGGATCTTCAACGTCAGATTATTATGATATCGGGGATCATCGTCCTCTTTCTATTCATCATAGGTGCCGTGCAGCTTTTCGTTACCATGAGCGTCAGCGGCCTGGAGCGGGATGTGGCAGCGGCGGAGCAGCAGTTGACAATCCTGACAAAAATAACGGGGGACCTCGACAAATATAAGAAAGATAAGGAAACGCTGGAGAAAAAAATAGCCATTATCGACGACCTCGAAAAAGGGAGAAGCAAACCGGTTCGTTTCCTTGATGACTTGGCCGCGGCCGTGCCCATCGGTAAAATATGGCTCACCGCTTTTAAGAAGGATGATGAAGGCATCACTATAGAAGGTGTGGCCATAGACAATATTGCAATCGCTCTCTTCATGCAGCGGCTGCAGGAGTCCTCCATGGTCACGTCGGTGGATCTGATTTCTTCGGAACAGGTAACGGTTTCAGGTGTCAAGTTAATGAATTTTACCTTGTCCTGTAACCAAATAAAGGGATAA
- the dut gene encoding dUTP diphosphatase — protein sequence MDDIPVLVRILGHGGEELLPRRMTEDAAGMDIFAAVESPEVIPSGEWRVVPTGIEIALPRGYEAQIRPRSGLALKYGVTILNSPGTIDADYRGEIRIILINHGEAPFRVSRGDRIAQMVVSPVCRVSWSVRPGLDRTERNTGGFGHTG from the coding sequence GTGGATGATATTCCCGTACTGGTAAGGATTCTGGGACATGGCGGCGAGGAACTGCTTCCCCGCCGCATGACGGAAGATGCCGCAGGAATGGATATCTTTGCCGCCGTTGAGTCGCCGGAAGTCATTCCCTCGGGAGAATGGAGGGTTGTTCCGACGGGTATCGAGATCGCCCTGCCCCGGGGGTACGAGGCCCAGATCCGGCCACGCAGCGGGCTCGCCCTGAAATACGGCGTGACCATCCTCAATTCACCGGGTACGATCGACGCCGATTACCGGGGAGAGATCAGGATCATTCTCATCAACCATGGTGAAGCACCTTTTCGGGTTTCGCGGGGGGACCGGATCGCGCAGATGGTGGTGAGCCCCGTGTGCCGCGTATCCTGGTCGGTCCGCCCGGGGCTTGACAGGACGGAACGGAACACAGGCGGATTCGGTCACACCGGCTAG
- the pilO gene encoding type 4a pilus biogenesis protein PilO has product MAITVDSLINLSPRNKLLILVGVLLLIGYLYFMYLLQPALAERSQLKENYENLQRQIESRQQVMKQIEQHKKDIAELQKNLQTAIAKLPEQKEIPGLLVAISDAEKEEGLENLLFKPSEPVPKDFYKEIPVSVIVMGGYHDIASFFGRIATLPRIVNITEFEVQRSKAKGAASHLLSAKCLLKTYMFMEPTEEEKTADEEKQT; this is encoded by the coding sequence ATGGCTATCACCGTAGATTCTCTCATCAATTTGTCACCGAGGAACAAGCTCTTGATTCTTGTCGGGGTCTTGCTGCTTATCGGGTATTTGTATTTCATGTACCTTCTTCAACCCGCTCTGGCTGAGCGTTCCCAGTTAAAGGAAAACTACGAGAACCTTCAACGCCAGATTGAATCGCGCCAGCAGGTGATGAAGCAGATAGAGCAGCATAAGAAAGATATTGCAGAATTGCAGAAGAACCTTCAGACGGCAATAGCCAAACTACCCGAGCAGAAGGAAATCCCCGGCCTTCTCGTTGCCATATCGGATGCAGAAAAAGAAGAGGGGCTGGAAAATCTGCTCTTCAAACCGTCAGAACCGGTTCCAAAAGATTTTTATAAGGAAATCCCCGTCAGCGTCATCGTCATGGGGGGATATCATGACATCGCCTCTTTCTTTGGCCGCATCGCTACTCTTCCTCGGATCGTGAACATTACGGAATTCGAGGTTCAGCGATCAAAGGCAAAGGGAGCCGCTTCTCACTTACTCAGCGCAAAGTGTCTTCTGAAAACTTACATGTTTATGGAACCAACAGAAGAGGAAAAAACGGCAGATGAGGAAAAACAGACATAA
- a CDS encoding septum formation initiator family protein, translating into MKIGRYLLGFILLMMILIVFGDRGFVDYYSQRGRLRSLQDANARIAKENAALKEEILLLTTDERYIERVAREELGMVKKGEIVYRFVD; encoded by the coding sequence GTGAAGATCGGAAGATATCTTCTGGGATTCATTCTTCTCATGATGATTCTGATCGTCTTCGGCGACAGGGGATTTGTCGATTACTATTCGCAACGAGGCAGGCTGCGCTCATTGCAGGATGCCAATGCCCGTATTGCGAAGGAAAATGCCGCCCTGAAGGAAGAAATTCTTCTGCTGACCACCGATGAGCGGTACATTGAGCGGGTGGCCAGAGAAGAGCTCGGGATGGTAAAAAAAGGAGAAATTGTGTATCGGTTCGTCGATTAA
- the pilM gene encoding type IV pilus assembly protein PilM has product MLPSIKELFFADKKVVGIDIGSHSIKLVEIADTPKGYVLNSFGQIPLEKGIIEEGIIKNRNDLTKHLKELFKASKCQLKKVAAALPGHIVVIKKTALNHMDEHELRAMIMDEASEYLPFSDSSQIHFDCHIVGGNALNPEKMDVVIASARRDLIKNYTEAIEKMGCRVAIMDVDSFALQTAFEQNYELDDADIVVLLNIGASITNINIVRGGESLFTRNVLVGGATITQALSNQRGIPFEEAEIIKCEEIDDSFRTELLNLGEPIFLEIERTLDFFISEMGGMDVNRIIVSGGCSRIPGIVEHLASRLRCSAEKLNPFNKITYDKKVFNEAYIETISPIAALGVGLALRRIDDI; this is encoded by the coding sequence ATGCTTCCATCAATAAAAGAATTGTTTTTCGCTGATAAGAAAGTGGTGGGAATAGATATCGGGTCTCACTCAATCAAACTTGTTGAAATTGCCGATACGCCGAAAGGATATGTTCTCAACAGTTTCGGCCAAATCCCGCTGGAAAAGGGCATCATCGAAGAAGGTATCATAAAGAATCGCAACGATCTCACAAAGCACCTGAAAGAACTCTTCAAGGCGTCCAAATGTCAGCTGAAAAAAGTTGCCGCCGCCCTTCCCGGCCATATCGTTGTCATCAAGAAAACGGCGCTCAATCATATGGATGAGCATGAGCTGCGTGCGATGATCATGGACGAGGCAAGTGAATACCTCCCCTTCAGTGACAGCAGCCAGATCCATTTCGACTGTCACATCGTCGGCGGTAATGCGCTGAATCCGGAAAAGATGGATGTCGTCATTGCCTCGGCGAGACGGGACCTGATCAAGAACTACACGGAAGCCATAGAAAAAATGGGGTGCCGCGTCGCCATCATGGATGTCGACTCCTTTGCCCTTCAGACGGCCTTCGAGCAGAACTATGAACTTGACGATGCAGACATCGTCGTTCTTCTGAATATCGGCGCCAGCATCACGAATATAAATATCGTCCGCGGCGGAGAATCACTTTTCACCCGGAACGTGCTCGTAGGTGGTGCCACGATAACACAGGCACTCAGCAACCAGCGGGGGATCCCCTTTGAAGAGGCGGAGATCATCAAGTGTGAGGAGATAGACGACAGTTTCAGGACAGAACTACTCAACCTCGGGGAACCCATATTCCTGGAGATAGAACGGACGCTGGACTTTTTCATCTCCGAGATGGGGGGGATGGACGTCAACCGGATCATCGTCAGCGGCGGATGTTCCAGGATACCGGGAATCGTGGAACATCTCGCCTCACGACTGCGGTGTAGTGCGGAAAAACTGAATCCTTTCAATAAGATAACTTACGACAAAAAGGTTTTTAATGAGGCCTACATAGAAACCATCAGTCCCATTGCCGCGCTTGGGGTAGGGCTGGCTCTCAGGAGAATAGATGATATATGA